From a single Nostoc edaphicum CCNP1411 genomic region:
- a CDS encoding Uma2 family endonuclease: MVTLQLSQIRVPPGQRIILEDVSWQVFEAILNELGEHRGSRIAYSQGTLEIMAPLPEHERSKVIIGDLVKALLDELDLNWESLGSTTFKRKDISAGIEPDDCFYIQNYKLMIGKDRIDLTVDPPPDLAIEIDVTSKTQISAYEALRVPEIWRYENKNLEISLLQGEQYVKSLISPTFPTFSIMELIPLFVEMARTTGMSSALRAFRQSVREQIQGS, translated from the coding sequence ATGGTTACTCTTCAACTCAGCCAAATTCGAGTTCCACCAGGGCAAAGAATAATACTGGAAGATGTGAGTTGGCAAGTATTTGAAGCAATTCTCAATGAGTTAGGGGAACATCGCGGGAGTCGAATAGCATACAGCCAAGGAACGTTAGAAATTATGGCTCCATTACCAGAACATGAGCGATCTAAGGTAATCATCGGAGACTTGGTGAAAGCTTTGTTAGATGAACTCGATCTCAATTGGGAGTCTTTAGGTTCAACTACCTTTAAGCGAAAAGATATAAGTGCAGGTATTGAACCTGATGATTGTTTTTATATTCAAAACTATAAGCTAATGATTGGGAAAGACAGGATCGACCTAACTGTTGATCCTCCTCCTGATTTGGCGATTGAAATTGATGTCACCTCTAAAACCCAAATTAGTGCCTACGAAGCGTTAAGAGTACCTGAAATTTGGCGATATGAAAACAAAAACCTAGAAATTAGCTTGCTGCAAGGTGAACAATATGTGAAGTCTCTCATCAGCCCCACATTTCCTACTTTTTCTATCATGGAACTCATTCCCCTGTTTGTGGAAATGGCGCGAACTACAGGAATGAGTTCAGCACTTAGAGCGTTTCGACAATCGGTAAGAGAACAAATACAAGGCAGCTAA
- a CDS encoding DUF7689 domain-containing protein, protein MVGNNAWVKFVREKIERDYPNLIVYGYKLTSPDTIDYNCVAWAAEDDETWWWPDIQHQFYWPLSVPREETIEAFQQAFETLGYEVCQGDVLEEGFQRIAIYANSNKVPTHIARQLPTGKWTSKLGSLEDIEHNNLQGLTGNPGYGEIACIMKKSISV, encoded by the coding sequence GTGGTAGGTAATAACGCTTGGGTTAAGTTTGTCAGAGAAAAAATTGAGCGTGATTATCCTAACCTCATAGTCTATGGATACAAACTTACCAGCCCAGATACAATTGATTACAACTGTGTTGCTTGGGCAGCAGAGGATGATGAAACATGGTGGTGGCCAGATATTCAACATCAATTTTATTGGCCATTGAGTGTTCCCAGAGAAGAAACTATAGAGGCTTTTCAACAGGCATTTGAAACACTTGGTTATGAAGTTTGTCAAGGTGATGTTTTAGAAGAGGGATTTCAAAGAATAGCCATATATGCTAATTCCAATAAAGTACCAACTCACATTGCTAGACAACTACCTACTGGTAAATGGACAAGTAAGCTTGGATCACTTGAAGATATAGAGCATAATAATTTACAAGGGCTAACTGGAAATCCTGGTTATGGTGAAATTGCCTGTATTATGAAAAAATCAATTTCAGTGTAG
- a CDS encoding thioredoxin-like domain-containing protein: MLPRVRAPELPQNYSWLNTDKSLSLKQFKGRVVILDFWTYCCINCLHILPNLKYLEKKYKDSLTIIGVHSAKFENEKETENIRQAILRYDIEHPVVVDRDFRIWQEYAVRAWPTLIIIDPEGYVIGQISGEGNRDTLDELIQKLIQQHQNKGTINFQEISLTLEKQRQPLITPLAFPGKVLATQADLFIADSGHHRLVVSSFDGEILHLIGTGKSGLTDGAFHEAQFFAPQGMVFDTENEILYVADTENHALRRVDLKGQVVETIAGIGEQSHNIHPHGGAGLETALNSPWDLVKVGNTLFIAMAGPHQIWEMDLETGIIKTYAGTGAEACIDGSLTESAFAQPSGITNNGQELYIADSEVSSIRGVGIVEPYQVRTVCGSGGLFGFGDVDGQGEDVRLQHCLGVEYAQNFLWVADTYNHKIKLVSPSGNCQTVLGDGFAGLQNGQGKNSRFFEPSGLSAMDSYLYIADTNNHSIRRVDLNTFEVTTLEFLGLCAPDVCIPPNL; the protein is encoded by the coding sequence ATGCTTCCCCGTGTTAGAGCGCCAGAATTACCACAAAATTACTCTTGGCTAAATACCGATAAGTCTTTGTCTCTTAAACAATTCAAAGGTAGAGTCGTAATTTTAGATTTTTGGACATACTGCTGCATTAATTGTCTACATATTCTGCCAAACCTGAAATATTTAGAAAAAAAATATAAAGATAGCCTTACCATTATCGGCGTTCACTCCGCCAAATTTGAAAATGAAAAAGAAACAGAAAATATCCGCCAAGCTATTCTGCGCTACGACATTGAACATCCAGTTGTAGTTGACAGAGATTTTCGGATTTGGCAAGAGTATGCTGTGCGTGCTTGGCCTACGTTAATAATTATTGATCCAGAAGGTTACGTGATTGGCCAGATTTCTGGTGAAGGAAACCGTGACACTTTAGACGAGTTGATTCAAAAGTTAATTCAGCAACACCAAAACAAAGGCACAATTAATTTTCAAGAAATCAGCTTGACTTTAGAAAAACAGCGTCAACCATTAATCACACCCCTAGCTTTTCCTGGTAAAGTTCTAGCTACCCAAGCCGATTTATTCATCGCTGACTCTGGACATCACCGCCTGGTTGTGAGTAGCTTTGATGGAGAAATTTTGCACTTAATTGGTACTGGAAAATCAGGTTTAACCGATGGTGCTTTTCACGAAGCGCAATTTTTTGCACCACAGGGAATGGTATTTGATACCGAAAATGAGATTCTTTATGTTGCTGATACAGAAAATCATGCATTGCGGCGAGTTGATTTAAAGGGCCAAGTAGTTGAAACTATTGCAGGAATTGGTGAACAAAGCCACAATATCCATCCTCATGGCGGTGCTGGTTTAGAAACCGCGCTGAATTCCCCTTGGGATTTAGTGAAAGTAGGAAATACCTTATTTATTGCAATGGCTGGGCCGCATCAAATCTGGGAAATGGATTTAGAAACTGGCATTATCAAAACTTATGCTGGTACTGGTGCAGAAGCGTGTATTGATGGTTCACTTACTGAATCTGCTTTTGCTCAACCTAGTGGTATTACTAATAATGGGCAAGAATTATATATAGCTGACAGTGAAGTTAGTTCAATTCGTGGTGTGGGAATTGTCGAACCGTACCAAGTACGAACTGTTTGCGGTAGTGGCGGTTTATTTGGTTTTGGCGATGTAGATGGACAAGGTGAAGATGTCCGTTTGCAGCACTGTTTAGGAGTGGAATATGCCCAGAATTTTCTGTGGGTGGCAGATACCTATAACCATAAAATTAAATTAGTTAGTCCTAGTGGGAATTGTCAAACAGTTTTGGGAGATGGTTTTGCTGGTTTACAAAATGGTCAAGGTAAGAATAGCCGCTTTTTTGAACCTTCAGGATTGAGTGCTATGGATTCATATCTATATATTGCTGATACCAATAATCACTCTATCCGTCGCGTAGATTTGAATACTTTTGAGGTGACAACCCTAGAGTTTCTTGGGTTATGTGCGCCAGATGTTTGTATTCCGCCGAATTTATAG
- a CDS encoding phycobilisome rod-core linker polypeptide yields the protein MPIPLLEYEPSSQNQRVAGYEVPGDEQPRIFNTDNILSPSDLGDLIEAAYRQIFFYAFAADRETYLESQLRNGQITVRDFIRGLLLSNTFKKSFYDLNNNYRFVEQVIQRVLGRDPYNEREKIAWSIVVATKGIVGFVDEVLNTEEYLSNFGYSTVPYQRRRILPSQSAGELPFNIKSPRYEDYHRTKLGFPQIIWQVEVRRFLPQEQKPKAGDPALFLSMAQSVNATGNAPQRISSFNIDIEKSVPYRQLAGIK from the coding sequence GTGCCAATTCCTCTGTTAGAATATGAACCTTCAAGTCAAAACCAGCGTGTAGCTGGATATGAAGTGCCAGGTGATGAACAGCCCAGGATTTTTAATACAGACAATATACTTTCTCCGTCAGATTTAGGTGATCTGATCGAAGCAGCATATCGTCAAATTTTCTTTTATGCCTTTGCTGCTGATCGCGAAACATATTTAGAGTCTCAACTCCGTAATGGACAAATTACAGTGCGGGACTTTATTCGTGGGTTGCTGCTTTCTAATACCTTTAAGAAAAGCTTCTACGACCTCAACAATAATTATCGCTTTGTTGAGCAAGTAATCCAGCGGGTTTTAGGACGCGACCCATACAACGAGCGCGAAAAAATTGCTTGGTCAATTGTAGTTGCGACCAAGGGTATTGTAGGTTTCGTTGATGAAGTACTCAACACCGAAGAGTACCTGAGCAATTTTGGATACTCTACAGTGCCTTATCAGCGCCGTCGGATACTGCCATCTCAATCTGCGGGTGAGTTGCCATTCAACATCAAATCACCACGATACGAAGATTACCACCGTACCAAACTGGGTTTCCCCCAAATCATTTGGCAGGTCGAAGTACGCAGATTCCTTCCACAAGAGCAAAAGCCCAAAGCTGGCGATCCAGCTCTATTCCTGTCTATGGCACAAAGTGTCAATGCAACTGGCAATGCGCCACAAAGGATCTCGTCATTCAACATCGATATCGAAAAGTCTGTACCTTATCGGCAACTGGCAGGAATTAAATAA
- a CDS encoding phycobiliprotein lyase, which yields MDAMEFFQLSAGKWRSQRATHHLAFKRSETGESDIQVETLDADHPEIIELCQYHEIDPSLSIGGSRVCWLGTMAWDREGEENHQGKTIFAIVPDGDNPRQGKLLRERGYAEIVPVVGLFHMDDEDGLVLTTEYETMSSIERFWFASPNMRLRTSTVKRFGGFSTASFCSETRIDNSVEVSSTAEVTETQGPDVLEKRQFYSVLGW from the coding sequence ATAGACGCAATGGAATTTTTTCAGCTAAGTGCTGGTAAGTGGCGATCGCAACGTGCAACTCATCATCTGGCGTTCAAGCGCTCAGAGACGGGAGAATCAGATATACAGGTAGAAACTCTAGATGCCGATCATCCAGAAATCATTGAACTGTGCCAGTATCATGAGATTGACCCCAGCCTTTCAATAGGTGGGTCACGTGTGTGTTGGCTAGGCACTATGGCTTGGGATAGAGAGGGTGAGGAAAACCATCAGGGAAAAACCATATTTGCGATCGTGCCTGATGGCGATAACCCAAGGCAAGGCAAATTACTCCGGGAAAGAGGTTACGCCGAAATAGTGCCTGTAGTCGGTCTTTTTCACATGGATGATGAAGATGGACTGGTGCTGACAACCGAATACGAAACAATGAGTTCCATTGAGCGATTCTGGTTTGCCAGCCCAAATATGCGACTGCGAACCAGTACAGTCAAACGATTTGGCGGCTTCAGTACAGCATCATTTTGTTCTGAAACCCGCATTGATAATTCTGTTGAGGTTTCCAGCACAGCAGAAGTAACAGAAACACAAGGGCCGGATGTTCTGGAAAAAAGACAGTTTTATTCAGTTTTGGGCTGGTGA
- a CDS encoding RluA family pseudouridine synthase — translation MHCINTKGDRLDRFLSQELPDLSRSRIQQLIEQGNVQLNDKVCTSKKINVKLGDRITLEIPEAQPLELLAEDIPLDILYEDDQLLILNKPAGLVVHPAPGHPDGTLVNALLAHCPNLPGIGGVQRPGIVHRLDKDTTGAIAIAKTDIAHHHLQAQLKAKTARREYLGVVYGAPKTESGTIDLPIGRHPQDRKKMAIISVEQGGRSAVTHWQVLERLGNFTLIHFQLETGRTHQIRVHSSKMGHPIVGDRVYSSGHSVGVNLPGQALHAWRLKLQHPLSGELIEVTATPPAHFTKLLEMLKRRTVL, via the coding sequence ATACACTGCATCAACACTAAAGGCGATCGCCTTGACCGTTTCCTTTCCCAAGAATTACCAGATTTATCCCGTTCTCGCATCCAACAGTTAATTGAACAGGGTAACGTCCAACTTAACGACAAAGTTTGCACATCTAAGAAGATCAATGTCAAGCTAGGCGATCGCATCACTCTAGAAATACCAGAAGCGCAACCCCTGGAACTACTAGCAGAAGATATCCCCTTAGATATTCTCTACGAAGATGACCAATTACTTATTCTCAACAAACCCGCAGGTTTAGTTGTCCATCCAGCACCCGGTCATCCAGATGGCACTTTGGTAAATGCTTTATTGGCTCACTGTCCCAATTTACCAGGAATTGGCGGAGTCCAACGTCCCGGAATTGTCCATCGATTGGATAAGGATACAACGGGAGCGATCGCGATCGCTAAAACAGATATTGCCCATCATCACCTACAAGCACAACTCAAAGCAAAAACTGCACGGCGAGAATACTTGGGCGTAGTTTACGGTGCGCCAAAAACTGAAAGTGGCACCATAGATTTGCCCATTGGTCGCCATCCCCAAGACCGGAAGAAAATGGCAATTATATCCGTTGAACAAGGCGGACGATCTGCCGTCACTCATTGGCAAGTACTAGAACGCCTTGGTAACTTCACCTTGATTCACTTTCAATTAGAAACTGGACGCACCCATCAAATTCGTGTCCACAGCAGCAAAATGGGTCATCCAATTGTCGGCGATCGAGTTTATAGTTCTGGTCATTCAGTGGGGGTAAATTTGCCCGGTCAAGCACTACACGCTTGGCGACTAAAATTGCAGCATCCTCTGTCTGGGGAGTTGATTGAGGTGACAGCTACTCCTCCCGCCCACTTTACAAAACTTTTGGAGATGTTAAAAAGACGAACTGTACTTTAA
- the psaB gene encoding photosystem I core protein PsaB codes for MATKFPKFSQDLAQDPTTRRIWYAIATGNDFETHDGMTEENLYQKIFATHFGHLAIIFLWASSLLFHVAWQGNFEQWIKDPLHIRPIAHAIWDPHFGKPAIEAFTQAGASNPVNITYSGLYHWWYTIGMRNNGELYNGSVFLLLFAAVLLFAGWLHLQPKYRPSLAWFKSAEHRLNHHLAGLFGVSSLAWAGHLIHVAVPEARGQHVGWDNFLNTPPHPAGLTPFFTGNWGVYSQNPDTPGHIFGTSQGAGTAILSFLGGFHPQTEALWLTDIAHHHLAIAVLFIVAGHMYRTNFGIGHSLKEALNAKSFFGIPVEGPFNLPHQGIYDTYNNSLHFQLGWHLAALGVVTSLVAQHMYSMPSYAFIAKDYTTQAALYTHHQYIAGFLMLGAFAHGAIFWVRDYDPEQNKGNVLDRVLKHKEAIISHLSWVSLFLGFHTLGLYVHNDVVVAFGTPEKQILIEPVFAQFVQAANGKVLYGLDTLLSNPDSIAYTAWPNYANVWLPGWLDAINAGTNSLFLTIGPGDFLVHHAIALGLHTTTLILVKGALDARGSKLMPDKKDFGYAFPCDGPGRGGTCDISAWDSFYLATFWMLNTIGWLTFYWHWKHLGIWQGNVAQFNENSTYLMGWFRDYLWANSAQLINGYNPYGVNNLSVWAWMFLFGHLVWATGFMFLISWRGYWQELIETLVWAHERTPLANLVRWKDKPVALSIVQARVVGLAHFTVGYIVTYAAFLIASTAGKFG; via the coding sequence ATGGCGACAAAATTTCCGAAATTTAGCCAGGATCTCGCACAGGACCCGACGACTCGTCGGATATGGTATGCGATCGCTACAGGCAACGATTTTGAAACCCATGATGGCATGACGGAAGAAAATCTTTACCAAAAGATTTTCGCAACTCACTTCGGTCACTTGGCAATCATCTTCCTGTGGGCATCCAGCCTCCTGTTCCACGTAGCCTGGCAAGGTAACTTTGAACAGTGGATTAAAGATCCCCTTCACATCCGTCCCATCGCCCATGCGATTTGGGACCCCCACTTTGGTAAACCAGCGATCGAAGCTTTTACCCAAGCAGGCGCTAGCAATCCGGTAAACATTACCTACTCTGGTCTTTACCATTGGTGGTACACCATCGGTATGCGGAATAACGGCGAACTGTACAACGGTTCAGTGTTCTTGCTATTATTCGCTGCTGTATTACTGTTTGCTGGTTGGCTGCACTTGCAACCCAAGTACCGTCCTAGCTTGGCATGGTTTAAGAGCGCGGAACACCGCCTAAACCACCACTTAGCAGGTTTGTTTGGTGTTAGTTCATTGGCTTGGGCTGGTCACTTAATTCACGTTGCTGTCCCCGAAGCTCGCGGTCAGCACGTAGGTTGGGATAACTTCCTGAATACCCCACCCCACCCAGCCGGTTTAACACCATTCTTTACAGGCAACTGGGGTGTTTACTCTCAAAACCCTGACACTCCTGGACATATCTTCGGGACATCGCAAGGTGCAGGAACTGCAATTCTGAGTTTCTTGGGTGGTTTCCATCCCCAGACAGAAGCTTTGTGGCTGACTGACATAGCTCATCACCACCTAGCGATCGCAGTTTTATTCATCGTTGCTGGTCACATGTACCGGACAAACTTTGGGATTGGTCACAGTCTCAAAGAAGCATTAAATGCCAAGAGTTTCTTTGGTATTCCAGTTGAAGGCCCGTTTAACCTACCTCACCAAGGTATCTACGACACCTACAACAACTCCCTGCACTTCCAATTGGGTTGGCACTTAGCAGCGCTAGGTGTTGTTACTTCCCTGGTAGCGCAGCACATGTACTCCATGCCTTCCTACGCATTTATTGCGAAGGACTACACAACTCAGGCAGCGTTGTACACGCATCACCAGTATATTGCTGGATTCCTGATGCTTGGTGCTTTTGCTCACGGAGCAATCTTCTGGGTACGTGATTACGATCCAGAACAAAATAAAGGCAACGTACTTGACCGCGTGCTGAAGCACAAAGAAGCGATTATTTCCCACCTTAGCTGGGTATCCCTTTTCTTGGGCTTCCACACCCTTGGTTTGTACGTACACAACGACGTAGTAGTTGCTTTCGGTACTCCTGAAAAGCAAATCTTGATTGAGCCAGTATTTGCTCAATTCGTCCAAGCTGCAAACGGTAAAGTACTATACGGTTTAGATACTTTGCTATCTAACCCAGATAGTATTGCTTACACAGCATGGCCTAACTACGCTAACGTTTGGCTTCCAGGCTGGTTAGATGCCATCAATGCTGGTACTAACTCCCTGTTCTTGACAATTGGCCCTGGCGATTTCTTGGTACACCATGCGATCGCTTTAGGTCTGCACACCACCACCTTGATCTTGGTTAAAGGTGCTTTGGATGCCCGTGGTTCTAAGCTGATGCCCGATAAAAAGGACTTCGGCTATGCCTTCCCTTGCGACGGCCCCGGTCGTGGCGGTACTTGCGACATCTCAGCATGGGATTCCTTCTACCTCGCTACATTCTGGATGCTCAACACCATTGGTTGGTTGACCTTCTACTGGCATTGGAAACATCTAGGTATTTGGCAAGGCAACGTAGCTCAGTTTAATGAGAACTCTACATATCTCATGGGCTGGTTCCGCGATTACCTCTGGGCTAACTCTGCTCAGTTGATTAACGGTTACAACCCTTACGGCGTGAATAACCTGTCTGTCTGGGCTTGGATGTTCTTATTTGGACACCTAGTTTGGGCTACTGGCTTCATGTTCCTAATCTCCTGGAGAGGTTACTGGCAAGAGTTGATTGAAACCCTTGTTTGGGCACACGAACGCACTCCTCTAGCTAACCTAGTTCGCTGGAAAGACAAGCCCGTTGCTCTGTCAATTGTTCAAGCTCGTGTAGTTGGTCTAGCTCACTTCACTGTTGGCTACATCGTGACTTACGCCGCGTTCTTGATTGCTTCTACTGCTGGTAAGTTCGGTTAA
- the psaA gene encoding photosystem I core protein PsaA has product MTISPPEREEKKARVIVDNDPVPTSFEAWAKPGHFDRSLARGPKTTTWIWNLHALAHDFDTHTSDLEDISRKIFSAHFGHLAVVMVWLSGMIFHGAKFSNYEAWLSDPLNVKPSAQVVWPIVGQDILNGDVGGGFHGIQITSGLFQVWRGWGITNSFQLYVTAIGGLVLAGLFLFAGWFHYHKRAPKLEWFQNVESMLNHHLQVLLGCGSLGWAGHLIHVSNPTNKLLDAGVALKDIPLPHEFILNKDLLTELYPSFAAGLAPFFTLNWGQYADFLTFKGGLNPVTGGLWMTDIAHHHLAIAVLFIVAGHQYRTNWGIGHSIKEILENHKGPFTGEGHKGLYENLTTSWHAQLATNLAFLGSLTIIIAHHMYAMPPYPYLATDYATQLCIFTHHIWIGGFLIVGGAAHAAIFMVRDYDPVVNQNNVLDRVIRHRDAIISHLNWVSIFLGFHSFGLYIHNDTMRALGRPQDLFSDTGIQLQPVFAQWIQNIHALAPGTTAPNALEPVSYVFGGGVLAVGGKVAAAPIVLGTADFLIHHIHAFTIHVTVLILLKGVLYARSSRLIPDKANLGFRFPCDGPGRGGTCQVSGWDHVFLGLFWMYNSLSIVIFHFSWKMQSDVWGTVDADGTVTHITGGNFAQSAITINGWLRDFLWAQATQVINSYGSALSAYGLLFLGAHFVWAFSLMFLFSGRGYWQELIESIVWAHNKLKVAPAIQPRALSIIQGRAVGVAHYLLGGIATTWAFFHAHILSVG; this is encoded by the coding sequence ATGACAATAAGTCCTCCGGAGCGAGAGGAAAAAAAGGCAAGAGTAATCGTCGATAATGACCCAGTTCCAACCTCATTTGAGGCATGGGCAAAACCTGGACATTTTGACAGATCCTTAGCCAGAGGTCCCAAAACCACCACATGGATTTGGAACCTGCACGCACTCGCCCATGATTTTGATACACATACAAGCGATTTAGAAGATATATCCCGCAAGATATTCTCAGCCCACTTCGGCCACTTAGCCGTAGTGATGGTTTGGTTGAGCGGGATGATTTTCCACGGCGCGAAGTTTTCTAACTACGAAGCTTGGTTAAGCGACCCGTTAAACGTTAAACCAAGTGCCCAAGTTGTTTGGCCCATTGTCGGGCAAGACATTTTAAACGGTGATGTTGGCGGTGGTTTCCACGGTATTCAAATCACCTCCGGTTTGTTCCAAGTATGGCGTGGTTGGGGGATCACAAACTCCTTCCAGCTTTATGTAACAGCGATCGGTGGCTTGGTATTAGCAGGCTTGTTCCTATTTGCCGGCTGGTTCCATTACCACAAACGCGCTCCCAAACTGGAATGGTTCCAGAATGTGGAGTCGATGCTGAATCACCACTTGCAAGTACTGCTAGGTTGTGGTTCCTTGGGATGGGCAGGTCACTTAATCCACGTGTCCAATCCGACCAACAAGCTTTTGGATGCAGGTGTTGCTCTCAAAGACATCCCCTTGCCCCACGAGTTCATCTTGAACAAAGACTTGTTGACCGAGTTGTATCCCAGCTTTGCTGCTGGTTTAGCACCTTTCTTCACCTTGAACTGGGGTCAGTATGCTGACTTCCTGACCTTCAAGGGCGGTCTAAACCCAGTAACAGGCGGCTTGTGGATGACTGACATTGCTCATCACCACTTAGCGATCGCAGTTCTCTTTATCGTTGCTGGTCACCAGTACCGTACCAACTGGGGTATTGGTCACAGCATTAAAGAGATTCTAGAAAACCACAAAGGTCCTTTCACCGGTGAAGGTCACAAAGGTCTCTACGAAAACCTGACCACATCTTGGCATGCTCAGTTGGCTACTAACTTAGCCTTCTTGGGTTCGCTGACCATCATCATCGCGCATCACATGTACGCGATGCCCCCCTATCCATATTTGGCAACTGATTACGCTACGCAGTTGTGCATATTCACTCACCATATTTGGATTGGTGGCTTCTTAATCGTTGGTGGAGCGGCTCACGCTGCTATCTTCATGGTGCGGGATTACGATCCAGTTGTGAACCAAAACAACGTGCTGGATCGGGTAATTCGTCACCGGGATGCGATTATTTCTCATCTAAACTGGGTGTCTATTTTCCTCGGCTTCCATAGCTTTGGACTTTACATCCACAACGACACAATGCGTGCATTGGGTCGTCCTCAAGACTTGTTCTCTGATACAGGGATTCAATTGCAGCCAGTATTTGCCCAGTGGATACAAAATATCCACGCCTTGGCTCCTGGTACAACTGCACCCAATGCCCTAGAACCAGTTAGCTATGTCTTTGGCGGCGGTGTCTTGGCTGTTGGCGGTAAAGTGGCAGCTGCACCCATTGTTTTGGGCACAGCGGACTTCCTAATTCACCACATTCACGCTTTCACCATTCACGTCACCGTCCTAATTCTGCTCAAAGGTGTGCTGTACGCCCGTAGCTCTCGTCTGATTCCAGACAAAGCAAACTTGGGCTTCCGCTTCCCTTGCGACGGCCCCGGTCGTGGCGGTACCTGTCAAGTCTCCGGTTGGGATCACGTATTCCTCGGACTTTTCTGGATGTACAACTCCCTGTCTATTGTAATTTTCCACTTCAGCTGGAAGATGCAATCAGATGTTTGGGGAACCGTAGATGCAGATGGGACTGTAACTCACATCACTGGTGGTAACTTCGCCCAAAGCGCCATTACCATTAACGGTTGGTTACGAGACTTCTTGTGGGCACAAGCTACACAAGTCATCAATTCCTATGGCAGCGCGCTATCTGCCTATGGTCTACTCTTCTTAGGCGCTCACTTTGTCTGGGCATTCAGCTTGATGTTCCTGTTCAGTGGTCGCGGCTACTGGCAAGAACTGATTGAGTCCATTGTTTGGGCGCATAACAAACTGAAGGTAGCACCAGCAATTCAGCCTCGCGCTCTGAGCATTATTCAGGGTCGGGCTGTAGGGGTAGCTCACTACCTCTTGGGAGGAATTGCCACAACTTGGGCATTCTTCCATGCACACATCCTTTCAGTAGGGTAG
- the glsA gene encoding glutaminase A, producing MAVSVVEGLEKLTSTELSVWVEQAKFQAKRGRVIDRIPQLAKADPGWFAAHICCESGKNIIFGDIACIFPLMSVIKTFSLLYLLEHFGVETVFKWVGVEPSDAPFNSLEQLVSDRGRPRNPMINSGAITLADKLPGKDANQRTLLFCQWLNQLAGCKLSLDEVMLASVRLTRSTANEAIANHLAEAGHLENIETALDTYEQICCISGQVEDLALLGKLLACENNFLNSQNRRIVNAVMLTCGLYEASAEFAVKIGLPMKSGIGGGLVAIVPGEGAIACYSPGLDNIGNPVSAIAFVEALAQELQLSIFG from the coding sequence GTGGCTGTATCTGTTGTGGAAGGATTGGAAAAATTAACTAGTACGGAGTTATCAGTTTGGGTAGAACAAGCTAAATTCCAGGCTAAACGGGGACGAGTTATTGATCGCATTCCGCAATTAGCTAAAGCTGATCCTGGTTGGTTTGCAGCCCATATCTGCTGTGAATCGGGAAAAAATATCATTTTTGGGGATATAGCTTGCATTTTCCCGCTAATGAGTGTGATTAAGACATTTTCTCTCCTTTATCTGCTGGAACATTTTGGAGTAGAAACGGTTTTTAAGTGGGTTGGGGTGGAACCATCGGATGCACCCTTCAATTCTTTAGAACAATTAGTTAGCGATCGCGGCCGCCCCCGTAACCCGATGATTAATAGTGGGGCAATCACCCTCGCTGATAAGTTACCAGGAAAGGATGCTAATCAACGCACTCTTTTATTTTGTCAATGGCTCAACCAATTAGCAGGTTGCAAATTAAGCTTAGATGAGGTAATGCTGGCTTCAGTGCGATTAACCCGCTCAACAGCCAATGAAGCGATCGCAAATCATCTTGCCGAAGCTGGACATCTAGAAAATATTGAAACAGCACTTGACACCTACGAGCAAATATGCTGCATATCTGGGCAGGTTGAAGATTTAGCCTTGTTAGGAAAACTTCTAGCTTGTGAAAATAACTTTTTAAATTCACAAAACCGCCGAATTGTCAATGCTGTGATGTTAACTTGTGGACTGTACGAAGCTTCTGCCGAGTTTGCAGTCAAGATTGGTTTACCGATGAAATCAGGGATTGGTGGTGGACTTGTAGCAATAGTACCAGGTGAGGGAGCGATCGCTTGCTACAGTCCTGGGTTGGATAATATCGGAAATCCTGTAAGTGCGATCGCATTTGTTGAGGCTTTAGCGCAAGAGTTACAGTTGAGTATTTTTGGTTAA
- a CDS encoding DUF952 domain-containing protein, whose translation MNTILHITKRQQWQQAKNLGTYRADSLDSEGFIHCSKSTQILKVAKRFFDNQKELVLLFIDSEKVQAEIRYEPAEIGELFPHIYGELNIDAVYQVIDFEAGKDGLFELPQEVINLEL comes from the coding sequence ATGAACACTATTCTCCACATTACCAAACGCCAACAATGGCAACAAGCAAAAAATCTCGGTACATATCGCGCTGATTCGTTAGACAGTGAAGGTTTTATACATTGTTCAAAATCAACGCAAATACTCAAGGTTGCCAAGAGATTTTTTGATAATCAAAAAGAATTAGTACTACTTTTTATTGATTCTGAAAAAGTACAAGCTGAAATTCGCTATGAACCTGCTGAAATAGGGGAATTATTTCCTCATATTTATGGTGAATTAAATATTGATGCTGTGTATCAGGTGATTGATTTTGAAGCTGGGAAAGATGGTTTATTTGAGTTGCCGCAAGAAGTTATAAATTTAGAATTATGA